From a single Miscanthus floridulus cultivar M001 chromosome 8, ASM1932011v1, whole genome shotgun sequence genomic region:
- the LOC136473565 gene encoding uncharacterized protein, with product MTMTSEDGDILALLSEPSLKEERLEASEYDDIFPAILEAIKSNKNVVELSPEEAAWADSCFVQTSELSDDDWGAMRSALLDALEKPTESPDDISESAHNAISEAKLHSLPAENISEHGDIHMEQINNTDDDQDGIEACEMADVIRGAEEHSKQMDSYVAEAGDELASSEVLEQTQSTGSIFKVWDLEVPFSDDDGELELIKDLKKLLKDSLPEDVYPTLPPDDAAKPLSQISIDELVAGLSDLSIQRANE from the coding sequence ATGACCATGACTTCTGAAGATGGAGACATTTTGGCTCTTCTGTCTGAGCCAAGCCTAAAAGAAGAGCGACTTGAGGCTTCTGAATATGATGATATATTTCCTGCTATTCTGGAAGCCATTAAATCAAATAAGAATGTAGTTGAACTTTCACCTGAGGAAGCTGCCTGGGCAGATTCATGCTTCGTGCAGACTTCTGAACTGTCAGATGATGACTGGGGAGCGATGAGGAGTGCGTTGCTTGATGCCCTTGAAAAGCCAACAGAAAGTCCCGATGATATTTCAGAAAGTGCACATAATGCAATCTCAGAGGCAAAACTTCACTCCCTCCCTGCTGAAAACATTTCTGAGCATGGTGACATCCACATGGAGCAAATAAACAATACCGATGATGACCAGGATGGAATTGAAGCATGTGAAATGGCTGATGTAATCAGAGGTGCAGAAGAACATAGTAAGCAAATGGATAGTTATGTAGCAGAGGCTGGTGATGAGTTGGCTTCATCTGAGGTTCTTGAGCAGACCCAGTCAACAGGTTCTATATTTAAGGTTTGGGACCTGGAGGTGCCTttttctgatgatgatggcgagCTTGAACTCATCAAGGATCTGAAGAAACTCCTCAAGGACAGCCTTCCAGAGGATGTATATCCAACTCTTCCTCCAGATGATGCAGCCAAACCCTTGAGCCAGATAAGCATCGATGAACTTGTGGCGGGCTTGAGCGACTTGTCAATACAGCGAGCCAATGAGTGA